In Melanotaenia boesemani isolate fMelBoe1 chromosome 18, fMelBoe1.pri, whole genome shotgun sequence, the sequence TGCGCCCTCTCGTGGCGAGTGAGCGTCATTGCATGGCGGAAACTCTTCTTACACACTCTGCAGGCATGTTTGTACTCTGGCTGATGCTTTGCTAAAGGGCTGGTTGAGGAAGAGACGGCGGCCGTTTTCTTCTCCTCTGGGCTCTCTGTAGCTTCTTggggagtggaggtagagggtgcagacaaagaggaggaggaggggaggggtTGTTCTTCCTGAGGAGCAGAGGTTGAGGAAGACGTGGAGAGCTTAAAGTCGATGAGCTTCTTGCCAAAGTTCAGGTCCAGACTCTTGTTGCTTTGACAGTCATCGTCGTCTGTGCTCTCCACCTGGAGGAGGAGGCGTTTCATCATCAGCCTGCTTTTGGGTCAGATCACCTTCAGATAAGCTGACAGTAAAAACCTCAACAGTGGTCTTACCTTGCCGCTCTGTGGAGGCTGTTTCCCAGGCGCTGCTCTGGCCTCCGGCGCCTCCTGTTGGTCAGGCTGCTCTCCGGTTTCTGAGTCCGgctgctctgcagctgcagcagcggGACTGAAACCTGCAGCACAAACAAGCATCACATCAGCTGCACGTTATGAGTCAAGGAAGCTTCTTCATGACCTTTTATTGCTGGAGGAAATTAATGCTAATTTGGGTTTCCGAGCAGACTGTTTACACAAAACGTTGGCACATCAAATAgcatcttcattttaaaaaccattATGAAATTTTCCACAGTGGAGATATGTTTTCAAAACAGTGttgaaactggaataaaaatcaAACAGGTTGCTTGTTAAAAAGCGTTCGTGAGCTTTTAAACAGAGCCAGGCCTGTCTGGGTTCAGCTCCGGGACATAAGCTGGTACTTCATGAGTTTTAGTTTGCAGTGATTAAAATAATACTTTCaacaattcattcattcattaattgaACAATTAAGACAACAAATCCCTTGTGTGGTCCTGCTGTTAAAATACTAAATACCAAGAGAAATACTACCAACCGAAACATCATTCAAGACAACaaactcttccttttttttattattttaccttCTGGATCATTTCTGTTCCCTTTAACATCTTTGGATGGAAATTAGCCTTGTGCTATAATCCAACATGCTTACATTCATATCTTTTGAATTGTTCATTAACTTTCATTGtcctgtaaataaactgaaattaccGCTATGAGAGCTGGAagaccagtaaaaccagtaaatccagtaaaaccagtaaaacccagtaaaaccagtaaaaccagtaaaaccagctgaTACTGGGCTGTAAGGAATTATCTTTAACGTCAAATTACCCCAACATCTGATTCTGCTGTGAAAtccttaaacataaaaaattttaTTACTCATTTCGGCCCGTTCTGTTGGCTGACCTTGGCTTTCTTTTTGGGCGgggcttgtttgtgtgttgtcaTTGGGGGCGGGGTTATCCACAGACTGGGCGGAGCCTGAGTCTGTGGCACTGCTGAGGTCGGGTGTTTCTGGTGCTACCTGCTCCGTCTCCGACTGGCTTTCTGCAAGACACAATGAAGGGAAGATCAGTACAATGAAACATTGACCAAAGGTTCCCAACATGAGGGTCAGAACCCCAACAAGAGGCCACAGAGTGAAGAAGAGGGGTCTGCAGAGGATTTCAAACCGAGATCGGgatcatctttgttttgtttctggttttttttgtatttattttttgtcaatagtgaaaattcttttttattattatctaaCACAACGTGAATGTTTTAggaattattttttgttgtcatgTCTGGTctaatttttataatttaatcttgaatttttttaaatattatgtcTAATGATAAAGAATAATCTGTTGATACAGCCCTGCTAGAAGATGCAGCATCAACATAGCTGTAGGTTAGTTTGGTATCAttccatttataaataaacGATTAATTATTTAGATGATTGAGTCATTTTTTACGCTCTACTGACCTTCATGGTTAttacaaggaaaaataaagctGGACAAGCCTGACTAGAGATTTTCTgaatttattcacatttattattagtttatgtATTTGGGTCAtttgttttccatcagattcatgtttgtttgtttttaatctttactaTCATgtcaaagacataaaaaaaaaaagaggacatgtttaataaagtttaataaaaattctgaaatgaTGTTAACTCAGTAAACGCGTGTAAATCTGTTGGTGTTTAAAACAGCGGAAAAATTCTGACCTGCACTCTCGTGGACGCCTTCGTCGCCTTCTTTCTTCATGATGGCGCCGTTGCGCCGCAGCGTCCTGTGGGTGACGCCATGTTTTCGCAGCAGGTGCCGCTCACAGTTGGACTTGGTGGAGAAGAAGGCATCGCACCGTGGACAGGGGAACGGTTTCTGACCTAAAGAAGGGAAAATCCTTCAGGGGTTCTGCAGCTTGGACTTCAACAGAAAACACCCTTGTGGCTGGGAGTCCTGCACCGCAGCCCTACGGCTGTGGCGTGGACTCCGGCCTGCCCTAGTCTGGATGGTCCCTGTGGTGGGGCCCTCTATGGTCATGGTGGACTGGCTTCCGGTGTaaatggatccccaagatatcgtttcctcacagcagcatcaagcgtCAAGACAAATGAtgaatcatttttacatttttatacctCACACGGGGTCGGGATGCGTGGGGGGGGGAGTGTACATgcgctttgtgtgtgtgtgtgtgtgtgtgtgattgtgtgaaagagactataATGAGGAGGGTGTTTTTAAATGGctttgtgtgtgaaggcttgttttatttcaacatgCATTTTGAGTTGCtttatgcatgaaaagtgctttataaataaaactgatttgataTCTTCAAACTGATGTAAAAAGATTTAATCCAAGTTTTATCAAAACTGCAAATATGAAGACTGAAATTAATTCTTGCTCTCTCACATTTCcagtattatttaatatttacttgCAATGGCAgcagaaaatagattttttaaataaatctgctcGTTTTCCAACCAAACGCTGAGACTTTTTTGCCTTCAGTGGATCCACATTGATAATCGAATCAACTTTTTAACTTTCTATCATTACGAGGACTTTTTTCTTCTAATGAATCTGCACTGATGTGAACTTTCTCTGCAGAATCAGAAACAAATGTGACGATCAGTTTTTCGGCTGGTCTGCAGGACATGAGGCCGTCTCGTGGCCTCGGCATCTTACCGGTGTGTGTCAGCATGTGTCGTTGCAGCGAGCTCGCCCAGGGGAACACTCGGGGGCAGAAAGGGCAGGTCATCTTCTGGACAGAGTTGGAGTAGGCGTTTTTCTTCCCTTTCGGCTGAGGCACCGTCAACGCTGCCACCTGAGCCGCCGGTTTCCCGTCCTCcttctctcctccctcctttCCCTCCActtctcctcctgctgctgctgctcggTTTACATCTGTTCAGAGGAGGTTTGGTTTAATCTTCAGTTCATGGTTTGTTTCGAGTGGTTATTTTTCTGTGCATCCCCTCACCTCTCTTTCCCGCCAGGTCAGCAGCTCCAGTCTGCAGGTAGGTGCTGAACTTGTTGGCATCAGTCGTGGCCAACATCTTCTCCACACTCGCAAATTCCCCGCTGGACTCGAGGTCGATGCCGCCGCTGCTCACTACCTTCTCTTTCATTGCCAGAGCTGCCAGCTTCTTCCTGGACCTCTTTCTGAGGGAAGAAGAAGAGTCACATTCAGTGGATACccgaagaagcagcagcagtgtgaCGAAGGTCAAAACAAAGTTCACGTACCTGGAGGATCCTTCAGACAAGTCCTCGCTCTGTGGTTCCAGGACTGTGGAGGGTCCAGGAGTGTCCGCTACCAAATCTGCCTGAGAAGACGTGACGCCCGGTGGGGGTTTGCTCTCCATGGAGGTGGCCTCCCTCTTCAGCAGGTCTTGAGCTGAAGAGACGGAGCTGATGATCTGAGCGATGGAGGCCAGAGGAGGCAGCTCCTTCAGGGTGGCAGAGGGTGGGGAGGAGGTGGCAGGTTTGGGCAGGAGGGGTTTGAGGCGCTGGGCTCGAGCCGAGCTGGGGAGAGAGGCAGAGGGAGGAGTGGATCCAGGGGGCAGCTGGTAGCAGCCCAGCTGGGGATGAGGGTGCAGAGGCGGCAGGGAGCTCGCAGTTTTCTCCAGAGCGAGCTGCTGCTCCACGATGCTGCTGCCGCTCGGCTCCGTCTTGATCTCCTTCTTCTCGCCGCTGCTCGCCGGCTCCTTGCGCTGCCGCTTGCTGGGGATGGACAGGTCGATGGGCTGGTCCAGGACCGAGCAGTCGAAGCTCAGGGAGGCGCTCTCCAGCTTGACTCCAGGAGACCCCGCCTGGCTGCCGGCTCCCCGTCCTTTAGACGAGAAGTCCAGTGGCTGGTCCAGTTCTACAGGATAGACCACGTTAGGCAGGTCCTCCACCTTCACGGCCTGGAGCACCTGGATCGGAGGCTGACTGATCCCGTTCAGCGCCATCGGGTTGACGGGGGCAGAGCGGGCAGCGACAAGGGTGGCGGCGGGCTGGAGTGTGGCAATGTGCTCCTCGATCTCTCTCTCCTGGACCTCTGGATGTTGCTTCAACAGGTGGTGGATGCAGTTACGTTTGGCCAGGAAGGCGGCGCCGCAGCGTTTGCACTCGAACGGCTTCCTCTGGCAGCCGTTGTGCGTGCGCAGGTGGATCTGCAGCGCCCGGTAGGTCTTCAGGTCCTCGCCACAGAACTGGCAGGTGGTCTCGGTCCCGGCGCAGCCCATCGCCGTGTCCTGGGTGGTGGTGGCAGTGATCGGCGAAGTGAGGCTCGcagtggtggtggaggtgacgtacttaatgtttttttcgATGTCTTTCCTCGAGGTCTTGGCGTGCTTCTTCCTGAGGTGCCGCTCGCAGTTGGCTTTGACAGTGAAGGGGTAATGGCAGACGCGGCAGACATACGGACGCTCGCCGCTGTGTGTGCGCAGGTGACGGATCAGCGTGGCTTTATCCGGAGCCACGTAGTCGCAGATGTTGCACTGGTGAGGAAGGATGCCGAGGTGGAAGCGCATGTGAGCCTGCAGGACGCCGGAGAAGGCAAACACCTGGTCGCAGAAGCGGCAGGGGAACGAACCTTTCGCAGAGCCGGCGTTGTTGCCCGCTTTGGCTCCCAGCTTCCTGCCGCTTAGCCCCGCCTCCTCGTGGACAGCTGTGGTGGCAGCAGGCGGCGAATCAGACAGCGGCGTGTGAGCATCGTCCATGCACTCTGCGTCCATCTGGCCTCCGCTCCCAGCCGAGGAGGAGGACGGTGTTTTGAAGAGGGTGGGCGTTGGAGGTGGGAGGCTGGGGCTGATGCAGCCGAGTGAGGCCTGCTGGGAGCTCTGGAGCGGTGGAGGAGTGGTTGCTGTGAGGCTGGAGCGAGGACTGATTGGAGGTTTGGGCTTCAGCGGCGGCATCGCCTTCTGACCCTGGACCTGACCTGGAGGAGGGACAAACAGTCACCAAAGAGCTCAGCAACAGCATCCAGagccaaatgttttaaaactccAAACCATTTTCTgctaattttgttgttttctttttatgtaaaactgcaCGTAGAAGCTCaacctttaatcccagtataaaccagtgtgtagcagcttttaatcccagtataaaccagtgtgtagcagcttttaatcccagtataaaccagtgtgtagcagctgtcagactgggaggtaaaatgatgtaaaatgaatgtatgaatagatttagcagcataaacgaccagaagaagaaagcagaatttattactaacagaactttgtagaaataacacacagaccaacagtgaccaaaccttttctcatctcatcgttctctcaagtcttggctttcaagagaaaaaatattgttattgaaacaaacacacaacagaaactatttccatgtttccactttttcctcatttccagttattcctgctactatttacctgctatcctcactaaaccaactccagctcagctgctttgtggcgccaccgtgcatcagaaacgtcttcttggctttattccagccatagaggagcattatttttcttcttttcaca encodes:
- the rreb1a gene encoding ras-responsive element-binding protein 1 isoform X2, which translates into the protein MENSTEELQEEGGANMEITEEAELKEETTHKTLKGAINGVSEGAAGGGEKLQNGDRGGGGEDLSSINAMMSAVMAAAGTINGGGGDGAGGVPSANSSAGPSPSPSPSKSLTAAMRAPPSRNARRNQDTKDDSSTHICPLCDKSCQTQHQLTMHIRQHNADTGATDHSCSICGKCLSSASSLDRHMLVHSGERPYKCNICGQTFTTNGNMHRHMKIHEKDPTTGILPVSSPPSPNKRRRPSVKRRPGPEEENGEEPPNKKVTEDAAAEDAMAIQGLAEELLPCPICFKTCSSRLDLDAHMDAHPDTALRCDFCCLSFRTHRGLLRHNAGVHKLLPQDPNGRPFIQNNPSIPTGFNDLAFIDFSCKKFAHIAQVWCETNLRRCISKFHRFVCDCCDKAFPLRSALDLHKTTSHLDKPTAADSEEAEEKTEEDGGGSENSTAEYQDAETEVLPSEQASFLETLGLQHVSTVKYGPTDDEIHQAHLDSIKVIHVEPPSSSLPQEPAAAYLSGGLGLTLGLGMGGLAALSIPLLEASGSTLQGLSQRDALSLLSLQPFQTGFLLQPDGGAATGSAAASGVKPGEAGGTGIMELADIQQILKVATAAHNQMGLPPLAKAPGFTGTQGQVQGQKAMPPLKPKPPISPRSSLTATTPPPLQSSQQASLGCISPSLPPPTPTLFKTPSSSSAGSGGQMDAECMDDAHTPLSDSPPAATTAVHEEAGLSGRKLGAKAGNNAGSAKGSFPCRFCDQVFAFSGVLQAHMRFHLGILPHQCNICDYVAPDKATLIRHLRTHSGERPYVCRVCHYPFTVKANCERHLRKKHAKTSRKDIEKNIKYVTSTTTASLTSPITATTTQDTAMGCAGTETTCQFCGEDLKTYRALQIHLRTHNGCQRKPFECKRCGAAFLAKRNCIHHLLKQHPEVQEREIEEHIATLQPAATLVAARSAPVNPMALNGISQPPIQVLQAVKVEDLPNVVYPVELDQPLDFSSKGRGAGSQAGSPGVKLESASLSFDCSVLDQPIDLSIPSKRQRKEPASSGEKKEIKTEPSGSSIVEQQLALEKTASSLPPLHPHPQLGCYQLPPGSTPPSASLPSSARAQRLKPLLPKPATSSPPSATLKELPPLASIAQIISSVSSAQDLLKREATSMESKPPPGVTSSQADLVADTPGPSTVLEPQSEDLSEGSSRKRSRKKLAALAMKEKVVSSGGIDLESSGEFASVEKMLATTDANKFSTYLQTGAADLAGKRDVNRAAAAGGEVEGKEGGEKEDGKPAAQVAALTVPQPKGKKNAYSNSVQKMTCPFCPRVFPWASSLQRHMLTHTGQKPFPCPRCDAFFSTKSNCERHLLRKHGVTHRTLRRNGAIMKKEGDEGVHESAESQSETEQVAPETPDLSSATDSGSAQSVDNPAPNDNTQTSPAQKESQGFSPAAAAAEQPDSETGEQPDQQEAPEARAAPGKQPPQSGKVESTDDDDCQSNKSLDLNFGKKLIDFKLSTSSSTSAPQEEQPLPSSSSLSAPSTSTPQEATESPEEKKTAAVSSSTSPLAKHQPEYKHACRVCKKSFRHAMTLTRHERAHLSKETPTSTEEASLMKEEEAMESKAAEEEKDKEMELEEGGVKGGESEGGETGESEEEEKEKEERSDEEASEPKSVEGGETAGGRVDKRKKICNVCGKRFWSLQDLTRHMRSHTGERPYQCQTCERTFTLKHSLVRHQRIHLKPRGADGLSAVNDDASEDGDSCTPTPTSTCPPSENESECGSATAGLKELEEEDVKEEGEGQREDSATMVEENAAKQSDSDPPAASEDIKEKPELSGGSADLQPSPDLTHQATESKTTTSTDSQAEPNSSPSSSSTVPGEAPPSEGFIQGLLEIHTKPPLEHIIPNGEPPLVGVD